The sequence TTGATGGTGTTTATCGGGTTAAAATTTTTGTTTACGCTATACCTGTTATTCCGGAATAATATTATTAAACCGGATTGGGATTTTATAAAAATGTATTTACAAAAATCGGCTCCACTCATCATTTCCTTTTTTTTGGGTGGGATGTCAATTTACGTGGATGGCATTATAGTTAACAATTATTACGACAAAGCTACATTTGCTATTTATCAATATGGTGCAAGAGAATTTCCACTATCCTTGCTGCTTGCAAATGCATTATCAGCAGCTATGATACTGAAAATCGGCAGCTCAATAGAAAATCTACAAGTGGTTAAAACATCTTCCTTAAAACTCATACAGCGATTATTTCCTGTATGTATTTTACTGCTAATTGGCAGTAGATGGTTATATCCCATAGTTTTCAACGATACGTTCAGCACCAGTTTTATTTATTTTAATATTTACATGCTGCTGTTGGTGCCACGATTATTATTTCCGCACTCCATTTTATTAGGCTTAAACCGGTCGAAAGAAATAATGGTCGCTTCTGTTGTGGAATTTGTTTTAAATATCGTATTAAGTTTAACTTTATTACAACTCATAGGATTACAGGGAATTGCATACGGCACTGTGATTGCTTTTTTGGTGAATAAAAGTATTTTGATTTACCGGCTTCATAAATCTGGCATAACACCTAAACAATATATCCCGGTTCAACAACTGGTAACCTATAGTCTCATTTTGGTAGTTACATTTATTACTTTTACCTATTGGATTTAAACATGAAAAATCAACAAACTTTCAGGCAGTTATTCTGGTTAAGTATTATTTCGGTTATGCTGATGGTAGTTTGGGGATATTCATTCGGCAGGGGCAATAGCATTCAGCTTATCCCCTATTTACAGCATACACACGACCACAGTTTGTTTTCCAATGATTTTTTTGTGCAGTATGCCACACAAAATTTACCAAATGAACGTTCTCTGTTTTTGCTTTTATTGCAACCCTTTGGAGTAAATTTAGAATGGCCGGCATTTATTTTTCATGTTTTATGTACCCTCGCAATGTTATATGCCATGTTGCAGATTGCATTTTATTTTTTGAAAAATTATGCATTAAGCTACGCCGCAATCATTATTACATTTTTCCCATTGCTGTATCATACCTTAGGATTAAATGAGATTTATGGAGGTGAATTTAATTCGAGTCTTATTTCGGATGTATTTTCCTTATGGGCCATTTTGTTTATGTTGCGCAACAGGATAGGATGGTGTTATGCTGCATTAATATTAGCAACTTGTATGCATCCATTATCAGGTATGCAAACATTTTTATTAATAAGTGGAGCCTTATTGTTCACGGCATTGGCTAATAAAAATTATGTTATTATTAAAAAACAATATTTATTACCCGTATTAATTTATGTATTTACAGCCGGTACTTTTATCGTTTTATTGCAGCTCCGTTTGCACGATGTTGAATGGAATGAGGCTGATTTTTTCAGAGCATTTTTTGTTTTCAGAAACGGACATCATTACCTCCCAACAGAATACAAACACCTCGACTGGCTGATATTAGGCCCGCTTTACCTCATAACCCCTTTAATTTATTTTAAAAGAAATAAGCAGGTTTTTGTTTTTAGTTTACTGATTCTAATTGGATGTATTTTATTCAGCATTGGGGTGTTAATTTTAGAATCAACTACTATTGCAACTGCACAGTGGTTTAAAACTACCATGTGGATTGAATGGTTTGCTGTAATCGGATTATTGTTATTAAGTCAAAAAGTTTTGCTACGCCTGAACAAACCTTTATTGCAGCGCTTAATTTTACCTGCTGTTATTATAGTTTCCGGTTTGTATGCATTTTTAGTGTTCCCGAAAATTCCGCTAAAAAATGATATCTCTTATGAGTTCCCTTTTTATAAAAAAATAACACCGGAAATAGATATCGCCAAACAGGCAAAACAAGTTACACCTAAAAATGCGTTATTTATCGAGCCATGCTCATTTGACCAGTTAAAATATTATGGTCAGCGGAGTAGTTTTGTTGATTATAAGGCATTAACGCATTCAAAAAGTTTTATTAAGGAATGGACTTCACGGTTTAAGGCAGTTTATCAGATTGACCCTTTAACATCTGAAACCATAAGTTTTACTGCCATGCGCGAAGCTGATGAACGCTACCGTAAATTAACTACGGAACAACTAACTGCATTAAAAACGCAATATGGCATAACGCATATTATAATGTACGCCGACAACCCACTCCCCTTCAAAAAGTTAGCATCTAATGACCGATTTGCCATTTACGAGCTATAAATTTGCCTAATTAACTGATTACATGCAGCACGGAATCGCTTTTCAAAGCCTTATACCCATTCGTTCTAAGCCCGATCATGCGGCGGAACAAACAACTCAACTTTTGTTTGGAGAGATGTATCATGTGTATGAGCAAAAGGGCAGCTGGATGCGTATAAAAAATATATACGACGGTTATGAAGGGTGGATGCATGAAAAACAACACTATCATTTAAGTGCAGTTGAAGCAGAAAAAATGTCGAAATCGCCAAAATCAGTAGCGGCAGAATTAGTTCAAACTGTAACCAATAATGATAAAAGTTTTCCAATTGTAATGGGAAGTACCTTATACGATTTTGATGGAATGAATTTCCGAATTGGAAAAGAAAAATTTGTTTACAGCGGTCAGGCTACAAATGAAAATACCGGATTACTCAATACTGAACATATTCGAAAATTTGCGCTCAAATATTTACATGCACCTTATCAGTGGGGCGGCAGAAGTCCCTTCGGAATTGATTGTTCAGGTTTAACACAAATTGTATTTAAATTATATGGAGTTGATTTGCCTCGCGACGCTTATCAGCAGGCAGAGTATGGCAAAACATTAAATTTTATTAATGAAGCAAGAGAAGGTGACCTTGCATTTTTTGATAATGAAGAAGAAAAAATTACGCATACCGGAATTATTTTAAGTAATGACCAGATTATTCATGCCTCAGGTGAAGTAAGGCTGGATATGCTTGACCATTATGGTATTTATAATAAGCCGCTTAAAAAATATACGCATAAATTACGCATTATTAAACGTGTAATATGATTATCCCTTCTGCTGCAGATATAAAGGTTTTAGATAGCACAACTATACAGAATCAACATATTGAAGCAGCAGATTTAATGGAACGTGCAGCAAAAACAGTCTCCAATTATCTTATTCAGTTTAATCCACATTTTAGGTCCTATGCAGTTTTTT comes from Bacteroidota bacterium and encodes:
- a CDS encoding C40 family peptidase — protein: MQHGIAFQSLIPIRSKPDHAAEQTTQLLFGEMYHVYEQKGSWMRIKNIYDGYEGWMHEKQHYHLSAVEAEKMSKSPKSVAAELVQTVTNNDKSFPIVMGSTLYDFDGMNFRIGKEKFVYSGQATNENTGLLNTEHIRKFALKYLHAPYQWGGRSPFGIDCSGLTQIVFKLYGVDLPRDAYQQAEYGKTLNFINEAREGDLAFFDNEEEKITHTGIILSNDQIIHASGEVRLDMLDHYGIYNKPLKKYTHKLRIIKRVI
- a CDS encoding polysaccharide biosynthesis C-terminal domain-containing protein codes for the protein MIGKRNNISTTTAIQFFQIARYGALLLCSVLLTKSGIGTDGIGHYETFILVSGTLSFFWVNGLTHTFLSVYNHNTDKRKVIGQTAFIIIGLSILLALIVLVLRAPITQLFAFDDTGNMFYLLLLYFLFNNTAFLVDYIFLARDNAKGLIWLSVYHLVFQTAMIALPAFYYGNFESVINGLMVFIGLKFLFTLYLLFRNNIIKPDWDFIKMYLQKSAPLIISFFLGGMSIYVDGIIVNNYYDKATFAIYQYGAREFPLSLLLANALSAAMILKIGSSIENLQVVKTSSLKLIQRLFPVCILLLIGSRWLYPIVFNDTFSTSFIYFNIYMLLLVPRLLFPHSILLGLNRSKEIMVASVVEFVLNIVLSLTLLQLIGLQGIAYGTVIAFLVNKSILIYRLHKSGITPKQYIPVQQLVTYSLILVVTFITFTYWI